The Terriglobus roseus sequence AGTTGCAATCACGTCCACTGTCCCGTCAAGAATCGCCGCGATGCATGCGTCACGATCGCTCGCGGCGCGCAGCGGCGGGTTCATCTTGAAGTGTGTGTCGTAGCGGCGCGAGCGTTGTGCTTCGTCGCCGGCAATGGCTTCATCGGTGAAAGCGATGTGGTGCGGAGCCACCTCGCAGGTCACATGCAGACCGCGCTGCCTGGCTGCGCGGATTGATTCAAGCGCCTTTGCCGTCGACACGTGTTGCACATGCAGATGAGGCTTCAGTTTGTGTTCGCGTTCGATCTTTTCGAGCAACGCAATGTCGCGATCCACAATGCTCGACTCTGCCTCGATCGGCATACCGCGCAGACCGAGACGAAACGCGACCGGGCCAAAGTTCATGCTGGCGCCCACGGTCATGCGCGTGTCTTCGGCATGCTGCGAGATCGGCAATCCAAGCCGCGCAGAGGCGATCAACGCCTGCTCCATCATGCTGTCTGCAAGGACTGGCTTGCCATCATCGGTAAAACCGATGGCACCTGCTGCGGCCAGCGCGGCATAGTCCGTCAACTCGCCGCCCATGCTGCCGACCGTCGCCGCGGGCATTGCGAGCACACGAGCCGACGAGCCACGCGCGGGTGACTGTACAAACTGAAGCCACTCCACCGTGTCAGTGACGGGCACGGTGTTCGGCATGGCGACCACTGTTGTCACGCCGCCTGCAACTGCTGCGAGCGTGCCGGTCGCGATGGTCTCTTTGTGCGTCTGGCCCGGCTCGCGCAGGTGCACGTGCATGTCGATCAGGCCCGGCGCAATGGTCAGGCCGGCGCAGTCGATCACCTGTGCTCCGGTGTCCTTCGCCAGTTGATCCAATTCGCCCGCGCGACCGGAGTAAGTCATCTGGGTGACGAGACCGCCTTCTATGAAAACATCGCCAAGATCATTCAGGCCGCAGCCGGGATCGACGACGCAGCCGCCGCGAAGAAGTATGGCACTCATGCGTTTGTCTCCGGTCGCAGGGCACGGTCCAGCAGCGCCATGCGGATGGCGAGGCCGTGCTTCACCTGCTCTTCAATGGCGGATTGCGGGCCATTGGCCACAGCAGAATCAATCTCAAGTCCACGCACCATCGGCCCGGGATGCATCACGAGGGTTTTGGGTGCAATACGCGCAAGCCGCTCCGCATCGAGTTGATAGCCCGCGATGTAATCGGCGGTATCAATATCGAGACCGGCAAGGCGCTCGCGCTGGATGCGCAGCATCATGGCCACGTTCGCCTGCGAAAGTGCGTGCTCAAAGTCGCGCTCAATCGCAACACCCGGTGAGATGGAGAGCGCTTCCTTCGGGCAAAGCTCGGGCGGTCCGCACAGGATCACACGCGCACCCAGCCGCGGCAGCAGCATCGCATTCGAACGCGCTACACGCGAGTGCCGCACATCGCCCGTGATGACCACCGTGAGGCCGCCAAGGGTGTTGGCACTCAATGACTCCGAGAGTCCCAGCCGCTTCAGCATCGTGCGAAGGTCCAGCAGCGCCTGCGAGGGGTGCTCGTGCATGCCATCCCCCGCGTTCAACACGGGCAGGCCGGTGCATCGCGCCAGCACTTCGGGTGCGCCCGAATAGTTCGAGCGAAGAATGATCGCCTCGGCACCCAGCGCGCGCAGCGTCACGCCGGTGTCATGCAGGCTCTCGCCCTTTTCAATCGAGGAAGACTTGTCGCTGACCAGCGTGGTCATGGCGCCCAGCGACTTCGCCGCCAGTTCAAACGAAGTCCGCGTACGTGTGGACGATTCGTAGAACAACAGCGCAACCTTGCGGCCATCCAGCCGTGCCATGCGCTCGCGGTGCGGCATCGACTCCAGATGGTTCGTCAGCGCCAGCAGGCTGCTGATCTGTTCGATAGAGATGTCTTGAATCGAAAGCAGCGAACCGGGGTGAGGGGCGTGCGGATTGGCAGCAGTGAGGCTCATGCTCCTGCCGATGTTAGCAGGAAGGGTCAGGGCAATGCTCCGGTTGGTATAACTATCGATCATGTCCTCGAACCTGCGCATCTACGCCGTGTCTATCGGCCTTGCCCTTGCTGCCGTCAGCCCGCTGTCCTCCGCAGCCCAGTCGAAGCCGCTTGAGAGTGCAACGTATCGGCTGCCGGCGTGGTCGCAGCAGATCGCCATCCGCGAGGGTTGGCTGGCCAGACATCACGCGCTGCTGCTGGACATGATGCGCCGCAACCACGTGGACATGTGGATAGTGGTCAATGAGGAGTTTCACAATGACCCGCTGACGGAGTATGTGGCACCGCCACGACCCTACACCGGCAATCGCGACATCTTTGTCTTCATCAACACAGGCACAGATCTTCGCAAGGTCGCGATCACGGGGTATTCGGAAGACAATCTGAAGAGATTTTTTGAGAATCCCGACGATCCTATTCCCGCGGAGAAGCTCCTGCCGCAGCTCTACGCGCAGTACAAGCCGAAGCGGATTGCGCTGGCGATGGATGCGAAGCGCGGCGCGCAGCGATCCATCACGCATGACTCGTACCAGTTCCTGGCGAAGGCCATGGGGCCAGAGGCGGAGGGCCACTTCGTTCCTGCGGCCGACCTTATCGAGGAGTACTGTGCGACACGCATTCCCGACGAGTTCGACACATACAAACTGCTGGTGGGACTGACGGACGAACTGACGAAGCGTGCATTCTCCAACGAGGTCATCACACCGGGCAAGACGACGGTTGGCGATGTACGCCGTTGGCTCTACGACGCGATGTATGCGAACCATGTGACCACATGGTTTCAGCAGGACATCCGTCTGCAGCGCAAGGGCCGCGATACTGGCACATCCCGGGGCTTCCTTGCCATTGAGCCCGAGGCGACTGTCATCCAACCGGGTGACCTGCTGCACGTTGACTTTGGTGTGACAGGCATGGGCCTGAACACCGACTGGCAGAAGATGGCCTACGTTCTGCTGCCGGGAGAGCAGGACGTCCCGGCTGGCATGAAGGTGGCGTTCGCGCACACCTCCACGCTGCAGCACACGCTGGAACAGAGCTCGCGGCCCGGACGCAAGGCCGGCGAGGTCTATGCCGAGATTATGGCGGAGATGAAGAAGCAGGGCATTGAGGCGAAGGTCTACAGCCACCCCATTGGCGTGCAGGGCCACGGCCTCGGCGCGGCCCTGGACTATCGCTCGTCGGAAGCGGGAGCGGCGCACGACAAGATTCAGCAGGAGGGCATCTACCTGTCCATCGAGCTGAACACGGCAACGCCACTCCCCGAGTGGAACAACCAGAAGGTGTACATGATGAACGAGGACGATGCGTACCTGACGAAGGAAGGCTACAAGACCTTCTTTCCGTTGCAGGACCGCATCTACCTCATTCAGTCGAAGTAGTGCCTTACTGTGCCAGCACCTGTTCGTAGTACTGCTCGTACATGGGGATGATGCGGCTGGTGCAGAACTTGTCCTGCGCGGTCTTGCGTGCGGCTTCGGCCATGGTCTGCTGCAGCGTGTCGTCCTTCAGAATGCGGATCGCCGCTGCTGCCATGGCTGCCACATCGCCCACGGGGAAGAGCATGCCGTTCACGCCGTCTTCCACCAGCTCCGGAACGCCGCCGACGCGGGTGGCGATGCAGGGAACGCGGCAGGCCATGCCTTCCAGCGCAGCCAGGCCGAAGCTCTCCATCTCGGACGGCATCAGCATCAGGTCGCCCAGGGGCAGCAGATCCTGCACGCTGTCCTGCTTGCCCAGGAAGTGGATGCGGTCCTGGATGCCGTGCTGCAGCGCGAGATGCTCCGCGATGGAACGGTCGGGGCCGTCTCCGATCAGCATCAGGCGGCTGGGCACCTCGCGCGCAATGCGGGCGAAGGTCTCCACCACGTCGCCCACGCGCTTGACGCGGCGGAAGTTCGACAGGTGGATCACGATCTTTTCGTCTGCGCGCGCATACCTTGGCCGCAGCTCGCGGCGCTTGGCCTCGTCGGGCTTGTAGACGTCGCAGTTCACGAAGTTGCGGATGACTTCGATCTCGCGCGTGATGCCGAAGGAGCGCTCTGTCTCATCCTTCAGGTGGGCCGAGATGCTGGTCACGCCGTCGCTCTGCTCGATGCCGAAGCGCGTGATGGGCAGGTAGCCGGGATCCTGGCCGACGAGCGTGATGTCCGTGCCGTGGAGCGTAGTGATGAAGGGCAGACGTATGCCCTTGGCGGCGAGCATCTGCCGCGCCAGCAGCGCGCTGACCGAGTGCGGAATGGCGTAGTGCACATGCAGCAGGTCCAGGCCGTAGAACTCGGCCACTTCGGCCATGCGGCTGGCGAGCGCGAGATCGTAGGGCGGGTACTGGAAGAGCGGGTAGGTCGTGACGGCGACCTCGTGGAAGAAGATGCCTTCCTCGCGGCCGGTCAGCCGAAAGGGCTGCTGATAGGTGATGAAGTGCACCTGGTGGCCGCGCGCGGCAAGCTCAATGCCGAGCTCCGTCGCAACAACGCCGCTGCCGCCGTAGGTGGGATAGCAGGTGATGCCAATCTTCATTGCGATGTCCCGGCTGCCATGCGGCTAGTCCGTCAGTTCCACGAGCAGAACACTGTCGGTGCCGTCGACTTCACTCAGCTTCACCTCGATGATCTCCTTCGAGGAGGTGGGCACGACGCGGCCGATGAACTGCGCCTCAATCGGCAGCTCGCGGTGGCCGCGATCGATCAGGACCAGCAGGCGCACGGAGCGCGGGCGGCCATGGTCGAAGAGTGCATCCAGCGCGGCGCGGATGGTGCGGCCGGTGTACAGCACGTCATCCATCAGGACGATGTCGCGCCCGGCAATGTCAAAGCCGATCGCCCCGGCCTGCACCGTGGGCTTGGGGCCGGCGGTCGACAGATCGTCGCGATAGAACGAAATGTCGAGCACGCCCGTCTCAACCGGTTGCTTCTCAATGCCTTCAATAATCTTTGCAAGGCGCTGCGCCAGCGGCACGCCACGGCGCTTGATGCCGATCAGGCCCAGGTTACCGCTGCCTTCGTGCTTCTCAACGATCTGGTGCGCCAGGCGCACGAGCGTGCGGTCGATCTCAGACGCGGACATGAGCCGGCCTTTTTCGCGAATGCGTGGCGTCGTGGCTGGGGGCGTGGTGTTATCGCTCATCGTGCGCTGATGATACGAGGGCGCGGAAGGGCGCGGCAAGTTTGTGGCTGCCTTCGCCTATGTCTTCACCCATTAGCTATGTCCCGGAGAGCGCACGTCAGCCCAGGTTGCGCTGCCGCCGTGCACGCAAAAGTGCGCCGGCAATCCAGCCGCAGATGGATCCGGCCAGGATCAGCAGCAGTAGGGTCATGCCATAGCCGGCGATGAAGCTGCCCGCGTGAAATTCTGGAGACTGCAGGAAGCCGAGCAGCTCGGGAGGCGGTGGCGAGGTGTCGGTGATCTGCTTCATCATCGCGTCCGAGGCGCCCTGGATCTTGTCATCCATGGTGTGCGAGTGGAAGTGGTAGCGCAGCACGAACCCCACGATGCCCGTAAGCAATGTGATCAGCGATCCCATCATCAGACCCAGCGTGCCGCCCAGGCGCATGCCGGTGGCAGGCGACATCTCGCGAAGAGGGCGAATGCGATGGTAGGCGACCGCAACAGCCAGGGACAACATGGGGACGAGCAACAGGGAAAGGCCGCCCACGGTGCCGTCCGCTACAGAGCTGGGAATAGCTGCGGCAGGCAGCACGCCCGCCAGTGTTGCCACGCCAAGAATGCGCATGGCGACCGGCCAGTCCAGCGATGTGGAATGCACGGAGCGGCCGGCCGCCGGGCCGGAGCCAGTGTGTGGCAGGGTTTCGCTGTGCTCGCGTAACGCGTGTTCCGACACCGTGAGTTGGGGCAGGCCGCAATGGGCGCAGAAGGCGGCCGGCCCGTCATCGACGACCGGCAGCGACGCGCCACAGCGGGGGCAGCTTTGTTCCATTAGCAAAAGGCTACAGCAAACGGCGGGTCGCCATCGCCGGCAGGTCATGGTCGCGGCATTCGTTGCATCATGGACGGTATGAATATTCAGGACAAGGCGCCGGGTGTGGTGCTTTCGCTGACAGGGCGGGTCGCCCTTGTGACGGGTGGATCGCGCGGCATTGGTGCCGCAACGGTGCGGCTGTTTCGGCAGGCGGGTGCGCGTGTAGCGTTCAGCTATCGCGTGGCAGAGGAGCAGGCGCTGGCCCTGCAGGCGGAGATGGGCGGGCCGTCGGTGTGCTACGCCATCCGGCAGGAGCTGGCATCGGCAGGGGACGGCGACGCCCTGGTGGCCGCTGCGGCCGAGCATTTCGGGCGGCTGGACTGCATGATTGCAAATCACGGCATCTGGCCTCCGCATGACGCACCCGTCGGCAGCATGACAGATACCCAGTGGCGCGGCACGCTCTCGGTGAATCTGGACAGCGTCTTCGGGCTGGTGAGGGCGGCGGTGGCTCAGATGCAGCGGCAGACGGTCTCGCCGGGGCAGTCGAGGGGGCACATCGTCCTGGTGAGCTCCACCGCAGGGCAGCGCGGCGAGGCCTTCCATGCCGACTATGCCGCAAGCAAAGGAGCGCTGATCAGCATGACCAAGGGCCTTTCGACGGAGCTTGCGGGCGAAGGGATTTACGTCAACTGCGTCGCGCCGGGCTGGGTGCGGACCGAGATGTCCGGGGCAACGCTCGACGACCCGGCGACGGCGGGGAAGGTCTTCGGGGCCATCCCCCTGGGCCGTGTCGCCACGCCGGATGAAATCGCCGGGCCGATCCTCTTCCTGTGCACGCCCTGGGCCGGGTTTGTCTCCGGGGAGATCTTCAACGTCAACGGCGGTGCGGTGCTGGTGGGGTAAGGTCTCTGTCGCGCAGCAGGACGGTGGACCGGGTGCCTCATCTATCGGGCACCCGGTCGGTCGTCACCCGACCAAAGCGGAGCCACGAACAGAATGGCGACGGTGATTTTAGCGGCGCAGGATTCGTGCAGGATTGCCCGCGACGGTCGCCCCTGCAGGCACGTCATGCGTCACGACTGAGCCTGCGCCGATGATTGCGTTGTCGCCCACGGTAATACCCGGCAGCAGGATTGCTCCGCCGCCGATCCAGCAGTTGCGGCCGACCGTCACAGGCTTGCCGCACTCCAGTCCGCTGAGCCGGACGGCCTGGTCCCTCGGGTGGTCGG is a genomic window containing:
- a CDS encoding dihydroorotase, whose translation is MSAILLRGGCVVDPGCGLNDLGDVFIEGGLVTQMTYSGRAGELDQLAKDTGAQVIDCAGLTIAPGLIDMHVHLREPGQTHKETIATGTLAAVAGGVTTVVAMPNTVPVTDTVEWLQFVQSPARGSSARVLAMPAATVGSMGGELTDYAALAAAGAIGFTDDGKPVLADSMMEQALIASARLGLPISQHAEDTRMTVGASMNFGPVAFRLGLRGMPIEAESSIVDRDIALLEKIEREHKLKPHLHVQHVSTAKALESIRAARQRGLHVTCEVAPHHIAFTDEAIAGDEAQRSRRYDTHFKMNPPLRAASDRDACIAAILDGTVDVIATDHAPHAEHEKNVEFERAPNGITGLETALGASLRILHGEHGMPLLKVLALFTSAPAEKFRLRDLGHDVGRIAVGAPADLVVFDAAQQWSYDVATTRSKSKNTPFHGAPMLGRVSVTIVNGAVRFSA
- the bshA gene encoding N-acetyl-alpha-D-glucosaminyl L-malate synthase BshA, which encodes MKIGITCYPTYGGSGVVATELGIELAARGHQVHFITYQQPFRLTGREEGIFFHEVAVTTYPLFQYPPYDLALASRMAEVAEFYGLDLLHVHYAIPHSVSALLARQMLAAKGIRLPFITTLHGTDITLVGQDPGYLPITRFGIEQSDGVTSISAHLKDETERSFGITREIEVIRNFVNCDVYKPDEAKRRELRPRYARADEKIVIHLSNFRRVKRVGDVVETFARIAREVPSRLMLIGDGPDRSIAEHLALQHGIQDRIHFLGKQDSVQDLLPLGDLMLMPSEMESFGLAALEGMACRVPCIATRVGGVPELVEDGVNGMLFPVGDVAAMAAAAIRILKDDTLQQTMAEAARKTAQDKFCTSRIIPMYEQYYEQVLAQ
- a CDS encoding SDR family NAD(P)-dependent oxidoreductase, with the protein product MDGMNIQDKAPGVVLSLTGRVALVTGGSRGIGAATVRLFRQAGARVAFSYRVAEEQALALQAEMGGPSVCYAIRQELASAGDGDALVAAAAEHFGRLDCMIANHGIWPPHDAPVGSMTDTQWRGTLSVNLDSVFGLVRAAVAQMQRQTVSPGQSRGHIVLVSSTAGQRGEAFHADYAASKGALISMTKGLSTELAGEGIYVNCVAPGWVRTEMSGATLDDPATAGKVFGAIPLGRVATPDEIAGPILFLCTPWAGFVSGEIFNVNGGAVLVG
- a CDS encoding aspartate carbamoyltransferase catalytic subunit, translated to MSLTAANPHAPHPGSLLSIQDISIEQISSLLALTNHLESMPHRERMARLDGRKVALLFYESSTRTRTSFELAAKSLGAMTTLVSDKSSSIEKGESLHDTGVTLRALGAEAIILRSNYSGAPEVLARCTGLPVLNAGDGMHEHPSQALLDLRTMLKRLGLSESLSANTLGGLTVVITGDVRHSRVARSNAMLLPRLGARVILCGPPELCPKEALSISPGVAIERDFEHALSQANVAMMLRIQRERLAGLDIDTADYIAGYQLDAERLARIAPKTLVMHPGPMVRGLEIDSAVANGPQSAIEEQVKHGLAIRMALLDRALRPETNA
- a CDS encoding zinc ribbon domain-containing protein codes for the protein MEQSCPRCGASLPVVDDGPAAFCAHCGLPQLTVSEHALREHSETLPHTGSGPAAGRSVHSTSLDWPVAMRILGVATLAGVLPAAAIPSSVADGTVGGLSLLLVPMLSLAVAVAYHRIRPLREMSPATGMRLGGTLGLMMGSLITLLTGIVGFVLRYHFHSHTMDDKIQGASDAMMKQITDTSPPPPELLGFLQSPEFHAGSFIAGYGMTLLLLILAGSICGWIAGALLRARRQRNLG
- the pyrR gene encoding bifunctional pyr operon transcriptional regulator/uracil phosphoribosyltransferase PyrR, which gives rise to MSDNTTPPATTPRIREKGRLMSASEIDRTLVRLAHQIVEKHEGSGNLGLIGIKRRGVPLAQRLAKIIEGIEKQPVETGVLDISFYRDDLSTAGPKPTVQAGAIGFDIAGRDIVLMDDVLYTGRTIRAALDALFDHGRPRSVRLLVLIDRGHRELPIEAQFIGRVVPTSSKEIIEVKLSEVDGTDSVLLVELTD
- a CDS encoding M24 family metallopeptidase, with protein sequence MSSNLRIYAVSIGLALAAVSPLSSAAQSKPLESATYRLPAWSQQIAIREGWLARHHALLLDMMRRNHVDMWIVVNEEFHNDPLTEYVAPPRPYTGNRDIFVFINTGTDLRKVAITGYSEDNLKRFFENPDDPIPAEKLLPQLYAQYKPKRIALAMDAKRGAQRSITHDSYQFLAKAMGPEAEGHFVPAADLIEEYCATRIPDEFDTYKLLVGLTDELTKRAFSNEVITPGKTTVGDVRRWLYDAMYANHVTTWFQQDIRLQRKGRDTGTSRGFLAIEPEATVIQPGDLLHVDFGVTGMGLNTDWQKMAYVLLPGEQDVPAGMKVAFAHTSTLQHTLEQSSRPGRKAGEVYAEIMAEMKKQGIEAKVYSHPIGVQGHGLGAALDYRSSEAGAAHDKIQQEGIYLSIELNTATPLPEWNNQKVYMMNEDDAYLTKEGYKTFFPLQDRIYLIQSK